One Anthonomus grandis grandis chromosome 13, icAntGran1.3, whole genome shotgun sequence DNA segment encodes these proteins:
- the LOC126744131 gene encoding sodium/hydrogen exchanger 9B2-like isoform X2, whose translation MEPPNIRIVAAQEDIGKKPNGNVLPDGFYEKYDHMAPQNSYNDERSWWYKLCVKCRGKDESVPSWEPRAWSKFCPYPFFPTYRQFSRVVCLLLIGLMSWCAIYSIVGETAAPPHGKLFQLILLSICAYLGGWVTSLTTLPALIGMLFTGLFLQNVGLVDLDESFSEVANKIRHGALVIILIRAGLDLDPKALWRLKFIVVRLSLIPWLVEGGVCAILSRFFLGMAWDYSILLGSIISAVAPAVVVPCLFRLRTKGYGVAKGIPTLIIAVASIDDATSIAVFGIVKSIMFVHSSLTSLVLQGPVSIFGGFGFGILFGLLLRYCPERNDKFLVPFRIIMLLAGGMAAIYFSEHLGYGGAGPLGAVVAAFVSLIFWTKQGWSTEENPASTAFEIFWMIVEPVLFGITGAQMRFEELHGTVVLIGVGILIVGVIIRIFATLVIGIGCGLNLKEKIFCAIAWMPKATVQAALAPIVLSYITDTTSAEYSSAKKIITVCILSIMITTTIGAALVTLLGSKLLRKTKFAVQPEQWRRSHRPSVRDISIIDEDFEDDDDEDEDYKGIDNLGCDMAEESKTNEGEAKSDQVVICCQPKDTLKPPEYDCVKVSLKEDTLSEKLRKTESFLNGERSEDDNRTVTRLKINEESDQTLENDSDINNASEKKCDNDASGNES comes from the exons atggaGCCTCCCAACATAAGGATAGTTGCTGCCCAAGAGGATATTG GAAAAAAACCGAACGGAAACGTATTACCGGATGGGTTTTATGAAAAGTACGACCATATGGCCCCTCAAAATTCATATAACGACGAAAG ATCCTGGTGGTACAAGTTGTGCGTCAAATGTCGCGGTAAGGACGAGAGCGTACCCTCCTGGGAACCGAGGGCGTGGTCCAAGTTTTGTCCGTATCCATTTTTTCCGACTTATCGGCAATTTTCCCGGGTGGTTTGCCTGCTATTGATCGGATTGATGTCTTGGTGTGCCATATATTCAATTGTGG GTGAGACAGCAGCCCCTCCTCACGGAAAACTCTTCCAGCTGATCCTGCTGAGCATCTGCGCATACTTGGGGGGTTGGGTGACGAGTCTCACCACCCTCCCGGCCCTCATAGGGATGCTCTTCACCGGATTATTTCTGCAAAATGTCGGACTCGTCGACTTGGACGAATCCTTCTCTGAGGTAGCCAACAAAATTAG ACATGGTGCTCTGGTGATAATCCTAATCAGAGCGGGCCTGGATTTGGACCCGAAAGCCCTCTGGCGTCTAAAATTTATCGTGGTAAGACTAAGCCTGATCCCCTGGTTGGTTGAAGGTGGAGTATGCGCCATCCTCTCCAGGTTCTTCCTAGGAATGGCCTGGGACTACTCGATTCTCCTCGGGAGCATAATTTCTGCAGTAGCACCGGCGGTTGTGGTGCCCTGCCTCTTCAG GTTGCGGACTAAAGGTTATGGAGTGGCCAAAGGTATTCCTACTCTAATCATTGCCGTGGCGAGTATCGACGATGCCACTTCGATAGCGGTCTTTGGTATAGTGAAAAGTATCATGTTCGTTCACAGTTCCTTAACGTCTCTGGTGCTACAAGGGCCAGTTTCCATATTTGGCGGGTTCGGGTTTGGGATTTTGTTCGGGTTGCTGTTGCGGTACTGCCCGGAGAGAAACGATAAGTTTTTG GTACCCTTCAGGATCATAATGCTGCTGGCAGGAGGCATGGCGGCGATATACTTCAGCGAACACTTGGGATACGGTGGTGCGGGACCCCTAGGGGCTGTCGTAGCCGCCTTCGTTTCCCTCATCTTTTGGACGAAACAGGGATGGAGCACCGAGGAAAACCCTGCCTCGACCGCTTTCGAGATTTTCTGGATGATCGTCGAACCA gttcttttTGGTATCACCGGTGCCCAAATGCGATTCGAGGAGCTTCACGGCACCGTGGTTCTGATTGGAGTGGGGATTCTCATAGTGGGAGTAATCATCAGAATTTTCGCGACTCTGGTTATTGGGATTGGTTGCGGGTTAAATTTGAAGGAGAAGATCTTTTGTGCTATAGCCTGGATGCCTAAGGCTACTGTACAG GCTGCTCTAGCTCCTATAGTACTCAGTTACATAACCGACACCACATCAGCGGAATACTCCAGTGCCAAAAAAATAATCACCGTATGCATCTTATCGATTATGATAACGACGACAATTGGGGCCGCTTTGGTGACCCTTTTGGGCAGCAAATTGTTACGAAAAACGAAATTTGCGGTGCAACCGGAGCAGTGGCGTAGATCCCATCGACCCTCTGTGCGTGACATCAGCATAATCGACGAGGATTTCGAGGACGACGACGACGAGGACGAGGACTATAAGGGAATCGATAATTTAGGCTGCGATATGGCTGAAGAATCGAAAACAAATGAGGGCGAGGCCAAGAGTGATCAGGTCGTAATTTGTTGTCAGCCAAAAGACACTCTGAAGCCACCCGAGTATGATTGTGTCAAGGTTTCCTTAAAGGAGGACACGTTAAGTGAAAAGTTACGTAAAACGGAATCTTTTTTGAACGGGGAACGTTCCGAGGACGATAATAGAACGGTTACGAGGTTAAAAATTAACGAGGAATCCGATCAAACACTAGAAAACGATAGTGACATCAATAATGCCAGTGAAAAGAAATGTGATAACGACGCGAGCGGTAATGAATCTTGA
- the LOC126744131 gene encoding sodium/hydrogen exchanger 9B2-like isoform X1, which yields MEPPNIRIVAAQEDIEMPKRRVSIVESPDQTKKGILRTLSSRLEKASSLGTKHGKKPNGNVLPDGFYEKYDHMAPQNSYNDERSWWYKLCVKCRGKDESVPSWEPRAWSKFCPYPFFPTYRQFSRVVCLLLIGLMSWCAIYSIVGETAAPPHGKLFQLILLSICAYLGGWVTSLTTLPALIGMLFTGLFLQNVGLVDLDESFSEVANKIRHGALVIILIRAGLDLDPKALWRLKFIVVRLSLIPWLVEGGVCAILSRFFLGMAWDYSILLGSIISAVAPAVVVPCLFRLRTKGYGVAKGIPTLIIAVASIDDATSIAVFGIVKSIMFVHSSLTSLVLQGPVSIFGGFGFGILFGLLLRYCPERNDKFLVPFRIIMLLAGGMAAIYFSEHLGYGGAGPLGAVVAAFVSLIFWTKQGWSTEENPASTAFEIFWMIVEPVLFGITGAQMRFEELHGTVVLIGVGILIVGVIIRIFATLVIGIGCGLNLKEKIFCAIAWMPKATVQAALAPIVLSYITDTTSAEYSSAKKIITVCILSIMITTTIGAALVTLLGSKLLRKTKFAVQPEQWRRSHRPSVRDISIIDEDFEDDDDEDEDYKGIDNLGCDMAEESKTNEGEAKSDQVVICCQPKDTLKPPEYDCVKVSLKEDTLSEKLRKTESFLNGERSEDDNRTVTRLKINEESDQTLENDSDINNASEKKCDNDASGNES from the exons atggaGCCTCCCAACATAAGGATAGTTGCTGCCCAAGAGGATATTG aaATGCCCAAAAGGAGAGTGAGCATTGTCGAAAGTCCCGATCAAACGAAAAAGGGAATTTTACGCACGCTAAGTAGTCGATTAGAAAAAGCTTCTTCTTTGGGCACAAAACACG GAAAAAAACCGAACGGAAACGTATTACCGGATGGGTTTTATGAAAAGTACGACCATATGGCCCCTCAAAATTCATATAACGACGAAAG ATCCTGGTGGTACAAGTTGTGCGTCAAATGTCGCGGTAAGGACGAGAGCGTACCCTCCTGGGAACCGAGGGCGTGGTCCAAGTTTTGTCCGTATCCATTTTTTCCGACTTATCGGCAATTTTCCCGGGTGGTTTGCCTGCTATTGATCGGATTGATGTCTTGGTGTGCCATATATTCAATTGTGG GTGAGACAGCAGCCCCTCCTCACGGAAAACTCTTCCAGCTGATCCTGCTGAGCATCTGCGCATACTTGGGGGGTTGGGTGACGAGTCTCACCACCCTCCCGGCCCTCATAGGGATGCTCTTCACCGGATTATTTCTGCAAAATGTCGGACTCGTCGACTTGGACGAATCCTTCTCTGAGGTAGCCAACAAAATTAG ACATGGTGCTCTGGTGATAATCCTAATCAGAGCGGGCCTGGATTTGGACCCGAAAGCCCTCTGGCGTCTAAAATTTATCGTGGTAAGACTAAGCCTGATCCCCTGGTTGGTTGAAGGTGGAGTATGCGCCATCCTCTCCAGGTTCTTCCTAGGAATGGCCTGGGACTACTCGATTCTCCTCGGGAGCATAATTTCTGCAGTAGCACCGGCGGTTGTGGTGCCCTGCCTCTTCAG GTTGCGGACTAAAGGTTATGGAGTGGCCAAAGGTATTCCTACTCTAATCATTGCCGTGGCGAGTATCGACGATGCCACTTCGATAGCGGTCTTTGGTATAGTGAAAAGTATCATGTTCGTTCACAGTTCCTTAACGTCTCTGGTGCTACAAGGGCCAGTTTCCATATTTGGCGGGTTCGGGTTTGGGATTTTGTTCGGGTTGCTGTTGCGGTACTGCCCGGAGAGAAACGATAAGTTTTTG GTACCCTTCAGGATCATAATGCTGCTGGCAGGAGGCATGGCGGCGATATACTTCAGCGAACACTTGGGATACGGTGGTGCGGGACCCCTAGGGGCTGTCGTAGCCGCCTTCGTTTCCCTCATCTTTTGGACGAAACAGGGATGGAGCACCGAGGAAAACCCTGCCTCGACCGCTTTCGAGATTTTCTGGATGATCGTCGAACCA gttcttttTGGTATCACCGGTGCCCAAATGCGATTCGAGGAGCTTCACGGCACCGTGGTTCTGATTGGAGTGGGGATTCTCATAGTGGGAGTAATCATCAGAATTTTCGCGACTCTGGTTATTGGGATTGGTTGCGGGTTAAATTTGAAGGAGAAGATCTTTTGTGCTATAGCCTGGATGCCTAAGGCTACTGTACAG GCTGCTCTAGCTCCTATAGTACTCAGTTACATAACCGACACCACATCAGCGGAATACTCCAGTGCCAAAAAAATAATCACCGTATGCATCTTATCGATTATGATAACGACGACAATTGGGGCCGCTTTGGTGACCCTTTTGGGCAGCAAATTGTTACGAAAAACGAAATTTGCGGTGCAACCGGAGCAGTGGCGTAGATCCCATCGACCCTCTGTGCGTGACATCAGCATAATCGACGAGGATTTCGAGGACGACGACGACGAGGACGAGGACTATAAGGGAATCGATAATTTAGGCTGCGATATGGCTGAAGAATCGAAAACAAATGAGGGCGAGGCCAAGAGTGATCAGGTCGTAATTTGTTGTCAGCCAAAAGACACTCTGAAGCCACCCGAGTATGATTGTGTCAAGGTTTCCTTAAAGGAGGACACGTTAAGTGAAAAGTTACGTAAAACGGAATCTTTTTTGAACGGGGAACGTTCCGAGGACGATAATAGAACGGTTACGAGGTTAAAAATTAACGAGGAATCCGATCAAACACTAGAAAACGATAGTGACATCAATAATGCCAGTGAAAAGAAATGTGATAACGACGCGAGCGGTAATGAATCTTGA
- the LOC126744134 gene encoding male-specific lethal 3 homolog isoform X1, whose protein sequence is MVSRRGVKIKFFVGERVLCYEPDPTKAKVLYDSKVLDIVLCKDSNNKKLIEYLIHFQGWNSSWDRRVREAFVLKDTPENRQLQKDLAEKAQLQLGAYLYRKERKKHNKPLERNTISSEDGSSGSPARIDTDENIEMSSSSDENSSLEDEVIEIEIVQELREILEADYYLINGKNKRLKLPAEPNVVTILESYYRHYATNQFCGLNEKPSSRYRNHFNNRENRPKTEDIQRNVALCREVCDGLRTYFDYTVNDLLLYGSEKGPGQFVTAPALMKHPDSPEAKAERTIVNNVEPHSTIVPNNNHVNNHNGFSHSSLTNSRRRTLRSNNKVDAPLNGNGTIEETNGATDPKPGSSIGSSNSDINGPITKALSWRLLPDYIYNQQPPPPCLVYGAIHFARLFVKMPELLTQSSIPDNKMKVILQHVDGVIDFLNEHKEWYGEKFYVDAPSLCGCMTFEDIGKVDKFTGSSTFIV, encoded by the exons ATGGTGTCAAGAAGAGGAGTCAAGATAAAGTTTTTCGTCGGAGAAAGAGTCTTGTGTTATGAACCTGATCCTACAAAAGCTAAAGTCCTGTATGATTCTAAG GTCCTTGATATAGTGCTTTGCAAAGACTCCAATAATAAGAAGTTAATTGAGTATTTAATACACTTTCAG GGGTGGAATTCTTCTTGGGATAGGAGGGTCAGGGAAGCGTTTGTTTTAAAAGACACTCCGGAAAATCGCCAGTTGCAAAAGGACCTCGCAGAAAAGGCTCAACTACAAct GGGAGCATATTTGTATAGAAAAGAACGAAAAAAGCACAATAAACCTTTAGAGAGGAACACAATATCATCAGAGGATGGCAGCTCAGGAAGTCCCGCTCGTATAGATACTGATGAAAACATTGAGATGTCCAGTAGTTCTGACGAAAATTCTTCTTTGGAAGATGAAGTGATTGAAATTGAGATTGTTCAGGAGCTAAGGGAAATTTTGGAGGCCGATTACTATTTGATCAATGGGAAAAATAAG AGGTTGAAACTTCCGGCAGAACCAAATGTTGTCACCATCCTGGAATCATATTATAGACACTATGCCACAAATCAGTTTTGTGGCCTAAATGAAAAACCCAGTTCCAGATATagaaatcattttaataatagagaAAACCGACCTAAAACAGAAGACATCCAAAGAAA tgtAGCCCTTTGCAGAGAGGTCTGTGATGGATTGAGAACTTACTTTGATTATACCGTTAATGATTTATTGCTGTATGGTTCAGAAAAAGGTCCCGGACAGTTTGTTACTGCTCCTGCTTTAATGAAACATCCTGATTCTCCAGAGGCAAAAGCAGA aaGGACTATTGTAAACAACGTGGAACCACATTCCACGATTGTCCCGAATAATAACCACGTTAACAACCACAACGGTTTCAGTCATTCCTCTTTGACCAACTCGAGACGAAGGACTTTAAGGTCAAACAATAAAGTTGACGCTCCTCTGAACGGAAACGGCACAATCGAAGAAACTAATGGGGCAACAGATCCGAAACCTGGATCAAG tatCGGCAGCAGTAACTCTGACATAAATGGCCCAATAACAAAAGCCTTGTCCTGGAGACTGTTACCGGATTACATTTATAACCAGCAACCGCCACCGCCCTGTTTGGTATACGGCGCTATCCACTTTGCCAGACTGTTCGTTAAGATGCCAGAACTATTGACTCAATCCTCGATACCGGATAATAAAATGAAAGTGATTTTGCAACATGTGGACGGGGTGATTGA TTTTTTGAATGAACACAAGGAGTGGTACGGAGAGAAGTTTTATGTGGACGCCCCTAGTTTATGTGg gTGTATGACATTTGAGGATATTGGCAAGGTTGACAAGTTTACAGGTTCTTCAACTTTCATTGTTTAA
- the LOC126744134 gene encoding male-specific lethal 3 homolog isoform X2 — translation MVSRRGVKIKFFVGERVLCYEPDPTKAKVLYDSKVLDIVLCKDSNNKKLIEYLIHFQGWNSSWDRRVREAFVLKDTPENRQLQKDLAEKAQLQLGAYLYRKERKKHNKPLERNTISSEDGSSGSPARIDTDENIEMSSSSDENSSLEDEVIEIEIVQELREILEADYYLINGKNKRLKLPAEPNVVTILESYYRHYATNQFCGLNEKPSSRYRNHFNNRENRPKTEDIQRNVALCREVCDGLRTYFDYTVNDLLLYGSEKGPGQFVTAPALMKHPDSPEAKAERTIVNNVEPHSTIVPNNNHVNNHNGFSHSSLTNSRRRTLRSNNKVDAPLNGNGTIEETNGATDPKPGSSIGSSNSDINGPITKALSWRLLPDYIYNQQPPPPCLVYGAIHFARLFVKMPELLTQSSIPDNKMKVILQHVDGVIDFLNEHKEWYGEKFYVDAPSLCV, via the exons ATGGTGTCAAGAAGAGGAGTCAAGATAAAGTTTTTCGTCGGAGAAAGAGTCTTGTGTTATGAACCTGATCCTACAAAAGCTAAAGTCCTGTATGATTCTAAG GTCCTTGATATAGTGCTTTGCAAAGACTCCAATAATAAGAAGTTAATTGAGTATTTAATACACTTTCAG GGGTGGAATTCTTCTTGGGATAGGAGGGTCAGGGAAGCGTTTGTTTTAAAAGACACTCCGGAAAATCGCCAGTTGCAAAAGGACCTCGCAGAAAAGGCTCAACTACAAct GGGAGCATATTTGTATAGAAAAGAACGAAAAAAGCACAATAAACCTTTAGAGAGGAACACAATATCATCAGAGGATGGCAGCTCAGGAAGTCCCGCTCGTATAGATACTGATGAAAACATTGAGATGTCCAGTAGTTCTGACGAAAATTCTTCTTTGGAAGATGAAGTGATTGAAATTGAGATTGTTCAGGAGCTAAGGGAAATTTTGGAGGCCGATTACTATTTGATCAATGGGAAAAATAAG AGGTTGAAACTTCCGGCAGAACCAAATGTTGTCACCATCCTGGAATCATATTATAGACACTATGCCACAAATCAGTTTTGTGGCCTAAATGAAAAACCCAGTTCCAGATATagaaatcattttaataatagagaAAACCGACCTAAAACAGAAGACATCCAAAGAAA tgtAGCCCTTTGCAGAGAGGTCTGTGATGGATTGAGAACTTACTTTGATTATACCGTTAATGATTTATTGCTGTATGGTTCAGAAAAAGGTCCCGGACAGTTTGTTACTGCTCCTGCTTTAATGAAACATCCTGATTCTCCAGAGGCAAAAGCAGA aaGGACTATTGTAAACAACGTGGAACCACATTCCACGATTGTCCCGAATAATAACCACGTTAACAACCACAACGGTTTCAGTCATTCCTCTTTGACCAACTCGAGACGAAGGACTTTAAGGTCAAACAATAAAGTTGACGCTCCTCTGAACGGAAACGGCACAATCGAAGAAACTAATGGGGCAACAGATCCGAAACCTGGATCAAG tatCGGCAGCAGTAACTCTGACATAAATGGCCCAATAACAAAAGCCTTGTCCTGGAGACTGTTACCGGATTACATTTATAACCAGCAACCGCCACCGCCCTGTTTGGTATACGGCGCTATCCACTTTGCCAGACTGTTCGTTAAGATGCCAGAACTATTGACTCAATCCTCGATACCGGATAATAAAATGAAAGTGATTTTGCAACATGTGGACGGGGTGATTGA TTTTTTGAATGAACACAAGGAGTGGTACGGAGAGAAGTTTTATGTGGACGCCCCTAGTTTAT gTGTATGA